In Flammeovirgaceae bacterium 311, one DNA window encodes the following:
- a CDS encoding alanine racemase domain-containing protein (COG0325 Predicted enzyme with a TIM-barrel fold) has protein sequence MNIQENIQRFKNILNNENVTLIAVSKTHPFELVLEAYSEGVKNFGENKVQEMVDKFEQLPKDINWHMIGHLQRNKVKYIASFVHLIHSVDSERLLQEIDKQGQKVGRVINCLLQVHIAKEETKFGLSEEELFALLNNPEIQQLRHVQITGLMGMATNTGDGELIRQEFRYLKSLFEQIKLNYQLGNITMHELSMGMSSDYTIALEEGTTMVRVGSAIFGSRDYDV, from the coding sequence ATGAATATACAGGAAAACATACAAAGGTTTAAAAATATCCTGAACAACGAAAATGTTACCCTGATTGCGGTGAGTAAAACACACCCTTTTGAGCTTGTATTAGAAGCCTATAGCGAGGGTGTGAAAAATTTTGGCGAAAACAAAGTGCAGGAAATGGTTGATAAATTTGAGCAGTTGCCAAAAGACATCAACTGGCATATGATTGGCCATTTACAGCGTAACAAGGTTAAATATATAGCCTCTTTCGTTCACCTGATCCATTCGGTAGACAGCGAGCGGCTGTTGCAGGAAATCGATAAACAGGGCCAGAAAGTGGGGCGTGTGATCAACTGCCTGCTGCAGGTACATATTGCCAAAGAAGAAACCAAGTTTGGTTTATCAGAAGAAGAACTGTTTGCCCTGCTCAATAATCCGGAAATACAGCAGCTCAGGCATGTGCAAATTACAGGTTTGATGGGCATGGCTACCAACACAGGAGATGGGGAGCTGATCCGCCAGGAATTCCGATACCTGAAAAGCCTTTTTGAGCAGATCAAACTTAATTACCAGTTGGGAAATATAACCATGCACGAACTAAGCATGGGCATGAGCAGCGACTACACCATAGCCCTTGAAGAAGGCACCACCATGGTACGGGTGGGTAGCGCCATTTTCGGCAGTAGGGATTATGATGTTTAA
- a CDS encoding hypothetical protein (COG2363 Uncharacterized small membrane protein): MHKIFLQAGALLAGLAVALGAFGAHGLRNVLQQTGRTANFETAAQYQLYHALAILLVGVLLIHYPHRQLVWAGWCFIIGIFFFSGSLYILSLTNVTKWGAVTPIGGLAFLAGWVLLLIAFFRNA; this comes from the coding sequence ATGCATAAAATTTTTCTACAGGCGGGGGCTTTGCTGGCGGGATTAGCGGTGGCACTGGGTGCTTTTGGGGCTCACGGACTGCGCAATGTACTGCAGCAGACAGGGCGTACTGCCAATTTTGAAACCGCTGCACAATACCAGCTGTACCACGCCCTTGCAATACTGCTGGTAGGCGTTTTGCTGATCCACTATCCCCATCGGCAGCTGGTCTGGGCAGGCTGGTGTTTTATTATAGGAATATTTTTCTTTTCTGGCTCTCTTTATATTTTAAGCCTTACCAACGTAACCAAATGGGGTGCGGTAACACCCATCGGCGGTCTGGCTTTTCTGGCAGGCTGGGTGCTTTTGCTTATTGCCTTTTTCCGTAATGCATAA
- a CDS encoding ATP-dependent exodnase (exonuclease v) (COG0507 ATP-dependent exoDNAse (exonuclease V), alpha subunit - helicase superfamily I member), whose product MLQRFQHTPTEGQMRLFHQLDHFLLQHEDRHTLLLRGYAGTGKTTAVSALVQVLPRFGYRYMLVAPTGRAAKVMSGYAKRQAFTIHKIIYKHQFSEENSEYQGSDLQKNYSKNTVFIVDEASMLSDAPTGGGYGLLKDLVNFVYSGEGNKIMLIGDDAQLPPVHQATSPALNAAYLRQYHRLTVEEVQLTEVVRQEKTSGILFNATNLRQELQKEKPDVQLHTTSFDDTFRMTSERLEDGLRYAYNKYGEEHSLIICRSNKAAVQYNQYIRRAIHFSESELDAGDLIMIAKNNYTWLPDDSPAGFLANGDFAEVTKIISFDEMHGLRFANVMLRLPDYPDMPTFDAMLILDSLHAPHPALNPEDNKKLYNAVRQDYADLQGKELKEALRNDPYLNALQVKFAYALTCHKAQGGQWEAVFVEQGYLTEENTGVEWVRWLYTAITRSTKELYLINFNKNFFC is encoded by the coding sequence ATGCTTCAGCGATTTCAGCATACGCCTACAGAAGGGCAGATGCGGCTGTTCCATCAGCTGGATCATTTTCTCTTGCAGCATGAGGACCGGCATACTTTATTGCTCCGTGGATATGCCGGTACCGGCAAAACAACTGCGGTAAGTGCACTGGTACAGGTACTGCCCCGCTTTGGGTATCGATATATGCTGGTGGCACCAACAGGCCGGGCAGCCAAGGTAATGTCTGGCTATGCCAAACGGCAGGCTTTTACAATCCATAAAATTATTTATAAGCACCAGTTTAGCGAAGAGAACAGCGAGTACCAGGGCAGCGATCTGCAAAAAAATTACTCTAAGAATACGGTTTTTATTGTGGATGAAGCCTCCATGCTATCCGACGCTCCCACAGGAGGGGGATATGGGCTGCTGAAAGACCTGGTAAATTTTGTGTATTCGGGAGAGGGAAACAAGATCATGCTCATTGGCGATGATGCTCAGCTGCCCCCCGTACACCAGGCAACAAGCCCGGCCCTGAATGCAGCTTATCTTAGGCAGTACCACCGCCTTACTGTAGAGGAGGTACAGCTCACAGAGGTGGTGCGGCAGGAGAAAACCAGCGGCATCCTGTTTAACGCTACCAACCTAAGACAGGAGTTGCAAAAGGAAAAACCTGATGTTCAGCTGCATACCACCAGCTTCGACGATACCTTTCGTATGACCAGCGAACGCCTGGAGGATGGCCTGCGGTATGCTTATAACAAGTATGGTGAAGAACACAGCCTGATCATTTGCCGATCCAATAAAGCAGCGGTGCAATATAACCAGTACATCAGGCGGGCCATTCATTTCAGCGAAAGCGAGCTGGATGCCGGCGATCTGATCATGATTGCCAAAAATAATTATACCTGGCTGCCCGATGATTCTCCTGCCGGGTTTCTGGCTAACGGAGATTTTGCTGAAGTAACCAAAATAATTTCTTTTGATGAGATGCATGGCCTAAGATTTGCTAATGTAATGCTGCGCCTGCCAGACTATCCGGATATGCCCACATTTGATGCCATGCTGATCCTGGATAGCTTACACGCTCCGCATCCGGCATTAAATCCTGAAGACAATAAAAAGCTTTACAATGCTGTTCGACAGGATTATGCTGATTTGCAGGGAAAAGAACTGAAAGAGGCGCTGCGTAATGATCCTTATTTAAATGCCCTGCAGGTAAAATTTGCCTATGCACTGACCTGCCACAAAGCACAGGGCGGGCAGTGGGAGGCGGTGTTTGTTGAGCAGGGGTACCTTACAGAAGAAAACACTGGTGTAGAGTGGGTTCGCTGGCTGTACACCGCCATAACAAGATCTACAAAAGAGTTATACCTGATAAATTTTAATAAGAATTTTTTTTGCTGA
- a CDS encoding thioesterase superfamily protein (COG2050 Uncharacterized protein, possibly involved in aromatic compounds catabolism), giving the protein MIQTNNPHFEKRVKNFLERQHFMHLIGFDLQVIAEGRTEGWLTLEQKHKQQKGYAHGGLIATLADITAGFAAYTLVPEDQHVVTAEIKVSYFLPAVGQKLHAIGWVLKQGRKINFCEAEVWDVIEEEGKEPQRRLIAKATTSMATVFPH; this is encoded by the coding sequence ATGATCCAAACCAACAACCCCCATTTCGAGAAAAGAGTTAAAAATTTTTTGGAGCGCCAGCATTTTATGCACCTGATCGGTTTTGATCTGCAGGTGATTGCCGAAGGCAGAACAGAAGGCTGGCTTACACTGGAGCAAAAGCATAAGCAGCAGAAAGGCTATGCCCACGGCGGACTTATTGCCACACTTGCTGATATTACAGCAGGTTTTGCCGCTTATACCCTGGTGCCGGAAGACCAGCATGTGGTTACAGCCGAAATTAAAGTTTCTTATTTTTTGCCTGCTGTGGGGCAAAAACTTCATGCCATAGGCTGGGTGCTGAAGCAGGGCCGTAAAATTAATTTCTGCGAAGCAGAGGTTTGGGACGTAATTGAAGAAGAAGGCAAAGAACCACAGCGCCGCCTGATCGCCAAAGCAACCACCTCCATGGCGACGGTGTTTCCTCATTAA
- a CDS encoding NUDIX hydrolase (COG1051 ADP-ribose pyrophosphatase), which translates to MDLAKQVEKLYGHRLRLRVCGICIEDEKLLLVHHKGIGDEGDLWSPPGGGLEYGSTAPENLKREFLEETGLHIVVEDQIFVHEYLRPPLHTLEVFYIVKVLGGTLYTGYDPESENEAQLIQHVSFLSWEEINQKRPAQLHQILKHSSSLQDLLCKRGYYKFNV; encoded by the coding sequence ATGGATTTAGCAAAACAGGTAGAGAAACTATACGGCCACCGCCTTCGGCTCAGGGTATGCGGCATCTGCATTGAAGATGAAAAGCTGCTGCTGGTACATCACAAGGGTATTGGTGACGAGGGCGATCTCTGGTCGCCTCCGGGCGGAGGGCTGGAATACGGCAGCACCGCACCTGAAAACTTAAAGCGGGAGTTTCTGGAGGAAACAGGTCTGCACATCGTTGTGGAAGATCAGATTTTTGTGCACGAGTATCTGCGCCCCCCTCTGCATACCTTAGAGGTTTTTTATATAGTAAAAGTACTGGGTGGTACTTTATACACGGGTTATGATCCGGAATCAGAAAATGAAGCTCAGCTTATTCAGCACGTAAGCTTTCTTAGCTGGGAGGAGATCAATCAAAAGCGGCCTGCGCAACTACATCAAATATTAAAGCACAGTTCTTCGCTCCAAGACTTGTTATGCAAGCGCGGGTATTATAAATTTAACGTTTAG
- a CDS encoding phosphopantetheine adenylyltransferase (COG0669 Phosphopantetheine adenylyltransferase), whose translation MEKRVALFPGSFDPFTKGHYDIVERGLKLFDEIIIAIGYNSSKQTRYFAIDAMVESINSSFTHEPRVSVITYSELTASLAERLGAMYLLRGLRNTTDFEYENSVSQVNRYLYPGLETVFLITSPSYAAISSTIIREVHKYGGNVQEFLPYPLTKT comes from the coding sequence ATGGAGAAACGTGTAGCTCTTTTTCCCGGCTCTTTCGATCCTTTCACAAAAGGCCACTACGATATAGTGGAAAGAGGATTAAAGCTCTTCGACGAGATTATTATTGCCATTGGCTATAACAGCAGCAAGCAAACGCGCTATTTTGCCATAGATGCCATGGTAGAGAGCATCAACAGCAGTTTTACCCATGAGCCCAGGGTGAGTGTAATCACCTATAGTGAGTTAACAGCCAGCCTGGCAGAACGATTGGGTGCAATGTACCTGCTAAGGGGCCTGCGCAATACCACTGATTTTGAGTATGAAAACTCTGTATCGCAGGTAAACCGTTACCTGTATCCGGGGCTGGAAACTGTTTTCCTGATTACTTCTCCCTCCTATGCCGCCATTAGCTCCACCATTATCCGGGAGGTGCATAAGTACGGTGGCAACGTTCAGGAATTTTTGCCTTACCCGCTCACAAAAACATAA
- a CDS encoding nudix hydrolase (COG0494 NTP pyrophosphohydrolases including oxidative damage repair enzymes) codes for MKIFINDISVNLAKASDELEHKIYDVVLDARSTNIDSKKLIDDVLVKGATLVQVQALINMMHEKDFRALDSITFSVVPGEYKSIKKAVKKQFKIVKAGGGIVEKDDQILLIYRKNKWDLPKGKLDKGEGKRKGALREVEEECNVKAKVGDKITHTWHTYIRNGKKHLKKTHWYRMECINDKNMKPQLDEGITDVRWMGGRDAQVAMVNSFRSIRHVIKRYYSLSTKLI; via the coding sequence ATGAAAATTTTCATCAATGACATTTCCGTTAATCTGGCCAAGGCGTCGGATGAACTGGAACATAAGATTTACGATGTTGTGCTTGACGCACGCTCTACAAATATCGACAGTAAAAAACTGATCGATGATGTGCTTGTTAAAGGTGCTACCCTTGTTCAGGTGCAGGCGCTTATTAACATGATGCATGAAAAAGATTTCCGAGCGCTTGACAGCATTACCTTTAGTGTTGTTCCCGGCGAATACAAAAGCATCAAGAAAGCTGTAAAAAAGCAGTTTAAGATCGTAAAAGCAGGCGGGGGCATCGTTGAGAAGGATGATCAGATCTTACTGATTTACCGCAAGAATAAATGGGACCTGCCCAAAGGCAAACTCGATAAGGGCGAAGGAAAGCGTAAGGGCGCTTTGCGTGAGGTGGAAGAGGAATGTAATGTAAAAGCAAAGGTAGGGGACAAAATTACCCACACCTGGCACACTTATATACGCAATGGCAAGAAGCACCTTAAAAAAACGCACTGGTACCGCATGGAGTGTATCAACGACAAAAATATGAAGCCTCAGCTGGATGAGGGCATCACAGATGTTCGCTGGATGGGAGGTCGTGATGCGCAGGTGGCGATGGTAAATTCTTTCCGCAGCATCAGGCATGTGATCAAAAGATACTACAGCCTTAGCACCAAGCTGATCTAA
- a CDS encoding Orotate phosphoribosyltransferase (COG0461 Orotate phosphoribosyltransferase) has protein sequence MSLAEDPKQISRQTASLLLKIGAIRLRPEQPFTWASGWKSPIYCDNRLSLSYPDVRTFIKRALTQLVTREHPHVEAIAGVATAGIPQGALVADALNLPFAYVRSSPKGHGMENLIEGDLPQGRKVVVIEDLISTGGSSLKAAEALQKHGCQVLGMVSIFTYGFDIAKQNFAAAGIPLHSLSNYQLLVEEAQNMGMIGASELESLQEWRRQPDQWGK, from the coding sequence ATGAGCCTAGCTGAAGATCCTAAACAAATTAGCCGGCAAACAGCCAGCCTGCTGCTGAAAATCGGTGCAATACGCCTGCGGCCGGAGCAACCCTTTACCTGGGCTTCCGGCTGGAAATCACCTATCTACTGCGACAATCGACTTTCTTTGTCATATCCGGATGTTCGCACTTTTATCAAACGTGCTTTAACGCAACTGGTTACCCGTGAGCACCCGCATGTTGAAGCTATAGCCGGAGTAGCAACTGCCGGCATCCCACAGGGAGCCCTGGTAGCCGATGCCCTGAACCTGCCATTTGCCTATGTACGCTCAAGCCCTAAAGGCCATGGCATGGAAAACCTGATCGAAGGAGATCTGCCCCAGGGAAGAAAAGTAGTGGTGATAGAAGATCTGATATCGACGGGTGGCAGTTCTCTGAAAGCTGCCGAAGCACTGCAAAAACATGGCTGCCAGGTGCTGGGCATGGTAAGCATCTTTACCTATGGTTTTGATATAGCCAAACAGAATTTTGCTGCAGCCGGCATTCCGCTGCACAGCCTAAGTAATTACCAGCTGCTGGTGGAAGAAGCACAAAACATGGGCATGATTGGTGCCTCCGAACTGGAATCTCTGCAGGAGTGGCGCCGTCAGCCGGATCAGTGGGGAAAGTAA
- a CDS encoding lipoprotein (COG1388 FOG: LysM repeat) translates to MNRGEHMKRLTAFFILWLGSMLVAQATVLTLKDSVGTEVVNGKTYVLYRVEPKETLFGIANKYNIAVADLVRVNPETETGLKVGAIIKVPYTKPNPAATAASGRFHTVEPKETLYSISRLYNIGIEELKQWNNIAGNAISPGDRLRVSKPAAAAGNTATAGTTPSSTSRPASNTSASTNATPAPTPAQQQARIDFSGKIVHTVEEQETLYSIAKMYDTNVGQIREWNLLSTDNLGIGQKLVVGIAKGLPRKSTDRVVRNGVEEERPKEYGYNTNPIAIAQVGDQSQEELETSTMEKGSVRKITEMGMAMTIEDSLNTKKYLALHRTAPIGTIMQVHNEMNNLSVFVRVVGKLPQTAPNDKVLIKLSRKAYEKLGAYSDKVPVRLTYVP, encoded by the coding sequence ATGAACAGAGGGGAGCATATGAAAAGACTTACTGCCTTTTTTATACTTTGGTTGGGAAGCATGCTGGTAGCGCAAGCCACCGTGCTGACCCTGAAGGATTCTGTAGGTACAGAAGTTGTAAATGGGAAAACTTATGTCCTGTACCGGGTAGAACCAAAAGAAACTCTTTTTGGTATTGCCAACAAGTACAACATTGCCGTTGCCGACCTGGTAAGGGTAAATCCTGAAACTGAAACAGGGCTTAAAGTGGGTGCTATCATTAAAGTACCCTACACCAAACCAAACCCTGCAGCTACTGCAGCATCGGGAAGGTTCCATACGGTTGAGCCTAAAGAAACCCTTTACAGCATCAGCCGTCTGTACAATATTGGTATCGAAGAGCTTAAGCAGTGGAATAATATTGCCGGTAATGCCATCAGCCCCGGAGATCGCCTGCGGGTGAGTAAACCAGCCGCTGCTGCCGGGAACACTGCCACTGCAGGTACTACACCATCTTCTACCAGCAGGCCTGCCAGTAACACCAGTGCCAGTACCAATGCCACACCGGCACCTACTCCTGCACAGCAGCAGGCCAGGATCGATTTTTCTGGCAAAATTGTGCATACCGTAGAGGAGCAGGAAACTCTTTACAGCATTGCTAAAATGTATGATACCAATGTTGGTCAAATCCGGGAGTGGAACCTGCTTTCTACTGATAACCTGGGCATTGGACAGAAACTGGTGGTAGGCATTGCCAAAGGATTGCCACGGAAGAGTACCGACAGGGTAGTACGTAACGGAGTGGAAGAAGAAAGGCCGAAGGAGTATGGTTATAACACCAATCCCATAGCCATCGCCCAGGTGGGAGATCAGTCTCAGGAAGAGCTTGAGACCTCTACCATGGAAAAGGGCAGCGTTCGTAAAATCACTGAAATGGGCATGGCCATGACCATTGAAGACTCCCTTAATACCAAGAAATACCTGGCCCTGCACCGTACCGCACCTATTGGCACCATTATGCAGGTGCATAACGAAATGAATAACCTTAGTGTATTTGTACGGGTAGTGGGCAAACTTCCTCAGACAGCACCAAACGACAAGGTACTTATCAAGCTTAGCCGTAAGGCTTATGAAAAGCTTGGTGCCTACAGCGATAAAGTACCCGTACGCCTAACCTACGTACCTTAA
- a CDS encoding hypothetical protein (COG1030 Membrane-bound serine protease (ClpP class)): protein MISQSIIPPVLKSLLFLLLCTSLLTVQAQITPPNIQTRVLVVKISSEIDPRTNRYTELALEEATNWNADIIILELDTYGGLVTDADEIRTRLLEYEMPIWTFINKDAASAGALIAIATDSIYMAPGASIGAATVVNQTGEAAPDKYQSYMRSIMRSTAEANGRDPLIAEAMVDENLEVEGVSKQGEVVTFSTSEAIKWGFAEAQVRSIDEILERNGITDYEIKNYELSTTEKIVSIFINPFISGILILIIIGGLYFELQTPGIGFPLLAAVIALILYLVPYYLNGLAEHWEILLFFVGIALIAAEIFVIPGFGVAGISGFILTLGSLILIMIGNDWFDFEFVAVSQVFQALLTAVAGMLGGVVLIVFGGIRFANSKAFSRVALEGGQDRDKGYTSSFRDQSLIGQTGVSYTVLRPSGKVMIADNIYDAFTRGEYIAQGEQIVVTEDTGSTLRVRKAI, encoded by the coding sequence ATGATTTCCCAAAGCATAATACCACCGGTTTTAAAGAGTTTGCTTTTTTTGCTGCTATGCACTTCTCTGCTCACGGTGCAGGCACAAATTACTCCTCCAAATATACAAACAAGGGTGCTGGTGGTAAAAATTTCTTCTGAAATCGACCCGCGCACCAACCGCTACACAGAACTGGCGCTGGAGGAGGCCACCAACTGGAATGCCGACATTATTATTCTGGAGCTTGATACCTATGGAGGCCTGGTAACAGATGCTGATGAGATCCGGACACGCCTGCTCGAGTATGAAATGCCCATCTGGACCTTCATCAACAAAGATGCCGCTTCTGCCGGTGCACTTATTGCCATTGCCACCGATTCTATATATATGGCGCCCGGCGCCAGCATTGGTGCCGCTACTGTGGTGAACCAGACCGGCGAGGCTGCCCCGGATAAATATCAGTCGTATATGCGTTCCATTATGCGTTCTACAGCAGAAGCCAACGGACGTGACCCACTCATTGCCGAAGCCATGGTAGATGAAAATCTGGAAGTAGAAGGCGTGAGCAAGCAAGGTGAAGTGGTTACCTTCTCCACCTCAGAAGCCATTAAATGGGGCTTTGCCGAGGCACAGGTGAGAAGCATAGATGAAATTCTTGAACGCAACGGCATAACAGATTATGAAATAAAAAACTATGAGCTTAGCACCACTGAAAAGATTGTCTCTATTTTTATCAACCCCTTTATCAGTGGGATTCTGATCCTTATCATTATTGGCGGGCTTTATTTTGAATTACAAACACCCGGCATTGGTTTCCCTCTGCTGGCCGCTGTGATTGCGCTTATCCTTTACCTGGTGCCTTATTACCTGAACGGATTAGCCGAACACTGGGAAATTCTGCTGTTTTTCGTTGGCATTGCACTCATCGCTGCAGAGATTTTTGTAATACCCGGTTTTGGCGTTGCCGGCATCAGTGGTTTTATCCTCACCCTGGGTTCGCTCATCCTCATCATGATCGGCAACGACTGGTTCGATTTTGAATTTGTGGCGGTATCGCAGGTATTCCAGGCCTTGCTTACGGCAGTAGCGGGTATGTTGGGGGGTGTGGTGCTGATTGTGTTTGGCGGTATACGTTTTGCCAATTCCAAGGCCTTTAGCAGGGTTGCGCTGGAAGGCGGGCAGGATCGGGATAAAGGTTACACCTCCTCCTTCAGGGATCAGTCTCTCATAGGCCAGACAGGAGTTTCTTATACAGTGTTACGCCCTTCCGGCAAGGTAATGATTGCAGACAATATTTATGATGCCTTCACCCGCGGCGAATACATTGCCCAGGGCGAGCAAATTGTAGTAACTGAAGATACAGGCTCTACGTTAAGGGTACGAAAAGCTATATGA
- a CDS encoding 3-deoxy-manno-octulosonate cytidylyltransferase (CMP-KDO synthetase) (COG1212 CMP-2-keto-3-deoxyoctulosonic acid synthetase), with protein MKILGIIPARWGSSRFPGKALADIGGIPMVVRVWQQAQQCPQLSKVVIATDYNEIAEAATRAGAAVCMTNSHHPSGTDRCAEALQQQQEQFDYVINIQGDEPFIDPRQISLLADLLDGDTQLATLMKRICHADDLLSPNVVKVVTDQKGHALYFSREPIPHLRNVPRSEWLEQHLWFKHIGIYAYRSDILQEITKLPQGWLENIESLEQLRWLEAGYRIRTAETQLETAGIDTPEDLERALRMLHDKAAHKA; from the coding sequence ATGAAAATTCTGGGAATAATACCCGCCCGATGGGGCAGCAGTCGGTTTCCGGGTAAGGCACTGGCAGATATTGGCGGCATTCCGATGGTGGTGCGTGTTTGGCAGCAGGCTCAGCAATGTCCGCAGCTAAGCAAAGTTGTAATAGCAACAGACTATAACGAAATAGCCGAGGCTGCCACCAGGGCAGGCGCTGCTGTCTGCATGACCAACAGTCATCACCCCAGCGGTACCGATCGTTGCGCCGAAGCCCTGCAGCAACAGCAGGAGCAGTTCGACTATGTGATCAACATACAGGGAGATGAGCCTTTTATCGATCCCAGGCAAATAAGCCTGCTGGCAGATCTACTGGATGGCGATACTCAGCTGGCTACCCTGATGAAACGCATTTGCCATGCTGATGACCTCCTTAGCCCAAATGTGGTAAAAGTGGTAACCGATCAGAAAGGACATGCACTTTATTTTAGCCGCGAACCTATCCCTCACCTGCGCAACGTGCCCCGCTCCGAATGGCTGGAACAGCACCTCTGGTTTAAACATATTGGCATTTATGCCTACCGCTCCGATATTTTACAGGAGATCACTAAACTGCCCCAGGGCTGGCTGGAGAACATAGAATCGCTGGAACAATTACGCTGGCTGGAAGCTGGTTACCGCATCCGCACTGCCGAAACACAGCTGGAAACTGCTGGAATTGATACCCCAGAAGACCTGGAGCGGGCCCTAAGAATGCTGCATGATAAGGCAGCGCATAAAGCCTGA
- a CDS encoding glutamate-1-semialdehyde aminotransferase (COG0001 Glutamate-1-semialdehyde aminotransferase), translating into MLNQDRSNQLFERARAVIPGGVNSPVRAFKAVGGQPLFMQKAKGAYLYDEDGNSYIDMINSWGPMILGHANEKVEQAIIEALPRSLSFGAPTAREIEMAELITAMVPSIEKVRMVNSGTEATMSAIRLARGFTGRDKIIKLEGCYHGHGDSFLIAAGSGALTMGTPDSPGVTRGTAQDTLIAPYNNLQAVEALTASNKSKIAALILEPVVGNMGCIAPKPGYLEGLRKICDQEGIVLIFDEVMTGFRLAKGGAQERFGVQADLTTLGKIIGGGMPVGAYGGRRDIMEFISPAGPVYQAGTLSGNPIAMAAGLAMLHHLNDHPELYQQLEQSSNRIVSDLREVLSQLGLRYTINQVGSMYSLFFTEAEVYDYDTAKTCDTALFGRYFRKMLEQGVYLAPSQFETLFVSAILGEKEISKLKEASLASLKAVIDASE; encoded by the coding sequence ATGCTGAATCAGGATAGGAGTAACCAGCTTTTTGAGCGTGCCCGGGCTGTGATACCAGGCGGTGTAAACAGCCCGGTGCGGGCATTTAAAGCGGTGGGGGGGCAGCCTCTTTTCATGCAAAAGGCCAAAGGTGCCTATCTTTATGATGAAGATGGTAACAGCTACATAGACATGATCAACTCCTGGGGTCCTATGATCCTGGGGCATGCCAACGAAAAAGTAGAGCAGGCCATTATAGAGGCGCTGCCCCGTTCACTTTCCTTTGGTGCACCTACCGCCCGGGAAATTGAAATGGCCGAACTGATCACAGCCATGGTTCCCTCCATTGAAAAGGTGCGTATGGTGAACAGCGGAACAGAAGCAACCATGTCGGCCATCAGGCTTGCACGTGGCTTTACCGGCCGCGATAAAATAATCAAGTTGGAGGGCTGTTACCATGGCCATGGTGATTCGTTCCTGATAGCTGCCGGCAGTGGCGCCCTCACCATGGGCACACCCGATAGCCCCGGGGTAACCCGCGGTACCGCACAGGATACCCTCATTGCTCCCTACAATAATCTGCAGGCTGTTGAAGCACTGACTGCCAGCAATAAAAGTAAAATTGCAGCCCTTATTCTGGAACCGGTGGTAGGTAATATGGGCTGTATTGCACCAAAACCAGGTTACCTGGAGGGTCTGCGCAAGATTTGTGATCAGGAAGGTATTGTTCTGATTTTTGATGAGGTGATGACAGGCTTTCGCCTGGCCAAAGGAGGCGCGCAGGAGCGCTTTGGCGTGCAGGCAGACCTCACAACCCTTGGAAAGATCATTGGTGGTGGCATGCCCGTAGGCGCTTATGGTGGCCGCCGCGATATCATGGAGTTTATTTCTCCGGCAGGACCTGTTTACCAGGCGGGCACTCTTTCAGGTAATCCCATCGCTATGGCGGCAGGTCTGGCCATGCTGCACCACCTCAACGATCATCCCGAACTGTATCAGCAGCTTGAGCAAAGCAGCAACCGTATAGTGAGTGATCTCAGGGAAGTACTGTCGCAGCTGGGCCTGCGCTATACCATCAACCAGGTTGGTTCAATGTACTCCCTGTTCTTTACAGAGGCAGAAGTATATGACTATGACACTGCTAAAACCTGCGATACAGCCTTGTTTGGACGTTATTTCAGAAAAATGCTGGAACAGGGTGTTTACCTGGCTCCCTCGCAGTTCGAAACCCTTTTTGTATCTGCCATCCTGGGCGAAAAGGAAATTAGCAAACTGAAGGAGGCAAGCCTGGCCAGCCTGAAAGCTGTTATAGACGCATCAGAATAG